A single window of Oreochromis aureus strain Israel breed Guangdong linkage group 7, ZZ_aureus, whole genome shotgun sequence DNA harbors:
- the clpxb gene encoding ATP-dependent Clp protease ATP-binding subunit clpX-like, mitochondrial isoform X2 has product MSCPCASAARLFLNTANRGLSCSRIQLFFLSRHGFRETHLPPRVRVRSFSETSVCYGSKDGTTKDGGSDGGKKSLSEGKRMSGSGGSGKGGSQLRCPKCGDPCTHVETFVSSTRFVKCEKCHHFFVVLSETDSKKGLNKEPESAAEAVKLAFAQKPPPPPKKIYAYLDKYVVGQSYAKKVLAVAVYNHYKRIYNNIPSGSRQQVEVEKQPSLTPRELLQIAGISPHGNALGASMQQQASQQAPQERRGGEVLDSTHTEIKLEKSNIILLGPTGSGKTLLAQTLARCLDVPFAICDCTTLTQAGYVGEDIESVIAKLLQDANYSVEKAQQGIVFLDEVDKIGSVPGIHQLRDVGGEGVQQGLLKLLEGTVVNVPEKNSRKLRGETVQVDTTNILFVASGAFNGLDRIISRRKNEKYLGFGTPSNLGKGRRAAAAADLANTSGETDTVAEIEEKDRLLKHVEARDLIEFGMIPEFVGRLPVIVPLHSLDEDTLVRILTEPRNAVVPQYQALFSMDKCDLNVTQDALRAIARMALERKTGARGLRSIMEKLLLEPMFEVPHSDIMAVELDKDVVQGKSQPRYVRTPAKDSAEEEYDSGIEEDNWPRQADAANN; this is encoded by the exons ATGTCCTGTCCATGTGCTTCGGCTGCCAGGTTGTTCCTAAACACTGCTAACAGAG gactGTCATGCTCTCGGATTCAGTTGTTTTTTCTGAGTCGTCACGGATTTCGGGAAACTCATTTGCCTCCTCGGGTACGTGTGAGGTCGTTTTCAGAGACCTCTGTCTGTTATGGCTCTAAAGATGGGACAACCAAGGATGGTGGAAGTGATGGTGGAAAG AAGAGCCTCAGTGAGGGGAAGAGAATGTCTGGCTCCGGAGGATCGGGTAAGGGTGGAAGCCAGCTACGCTGCCCTAAATGTGGGGACCCCTGCACACATGTAGAGACCTTCGTAT CATCAACACGATTTGTCAAATGTGAGAAATGTCATCACTTCTTCGTGGTGCTGTCTGAAACGGACTCTAAGAAAGGGCTAAACAAAGAGCCAGAATCTGCTGCGGAGGCAGTGAAACTGGCATTTGCTCAGaaacctcctccacctccaaagaag atATATGCCTATCTTGACAAGTATGTGGTTGGCCAGTCCTATGCAAAAAAAGTGTTGGCAGTTGCTGTGTATAATCACTATAAGCGCATCTACAATAACATCCCCTCTGGGAGCCGACAGCAGGTGGAGGTGGAAAAACAGCCATCTTTAACACCTCGTG agctgctgcagattGCAGGAATCAGCCCTCATGGAAATGCTCTCGGGGCGTCCATGCAGCAGCAGGCGAGCCAACAGGCACCTCAGGAGAGGAGAGGTGGGGAAGTCCTGGACTCTACACACACTGAGATTAAACTGGAGAAGAGCAACATTATTCTGCTTGGTCCAACTGGTTCAG GAAAGACATTGTTGGCGCAGACACTGGCACGTTGTCTGGATGTTCCATTTGCAATTTGCGACTGCACCACACTAACTCAAGCTGGATACGTGGGAGAGGACATCGAGTCGGTTATTGCCAAACTCCTGCAAGATGCCAACTACTCAGTGGAAAAAGCACAGCAAG GTATTGTGTTTCTGGATGAGGTTGACAAGATTGGCAGTGTTCCTGGAATCCATCAGCTGAGAGATGTGGGTGGTGAGGGAGTTCAGCAG GGTTTACTTAAACTTCTGGAGGGTACAGTTGTCAATGTTCCTGAGAAAAACTCCAGGAAACTGAGAGGAGAAACGGTGCAGGTTGACACAACAAACATACTCTTTGTTGCATCTGGTGCCTTTAATGGACTTGACAGAATCATTAGCagaagaaagaatgaaaag TATTTGGGTTTTGGAACTCCCTCTAACCTGGGGAAAGGGCGCCGTGCAGCCGCTGCTGCAGATCTGGCAAACACCAGCGGTGAGACAGACACCGTAGCAGAGATCGAGGAGAAGGACAGGCTGCTGAAGCACGTCGAGGCCAGGGATCTAATTGAGTTTGGAATGATCCCAGAGTTTGTTGGCCGTCTTCCCGTTATCGTTCCTCTGCACAGCTTGGATGAAGACACGCTTGTCCGGATCTTGACTGAACCACGCAATGCTGTAGTGCCCCAGTACCAGGCTCTGTTCAGCATGGACAAA TGTGATCTCAATGTGACTCAGGATGCCTTGAGGGCAATAGCAAGAATGGCTTTGGAGAGGAAAACTGGAGCTCGTGGCCTCAGATCCATCATG GAAAAACTCCTCCTTGAGCCCATGTTTGAGGTGCCCCACTCTGACATCATGGCTGTTGAACTGGACAAAGATGTTGTCCAGGGAAAATCCCAACCCAGATATGTCAG AACTCCTGCCAAGGATTCGGCAGAAGAGGAATACGACTCTGGCATCGAGGAGGACAACTGGCCTCGGCAGGCAGACGCTGCTAACAACTGA
- the LOC116326741 gene encoding uncharacterized protein LOC116326741, whose amino-acid sequence MKEGSGVSPMWKVLLVGMCVLLLLSTAGLVFLLFRQKELADELFRLESQLQELTESCRLRAGILPIDPGEAREFRKLHRRRRNQEEDPTQSQDQKDMLMLMTYSMVPVKAFTDMCRSSKGICLTGPPGPPGEPGSPGPAGPPGPEGRRGRKGLPGPPGPPCSACCSTDVKNKITEGSIRQIHAWRESPTPRPADNTTNVLNVSGTNIKLDFGSFYPNHSQDAFNDTKKENVTEVPAGERSQSSAGLLSVALGNNSDSFRNVTVTTVESEWVSPHPDYQSDNVTEINPENVTEAPMNLLAVLPTPGEPHDARNALSEEPLDTYLKAESPTAHPAENFIDALNVSDSEKLDNKTESEHSPFYEDYSYSTAILTDPEVITKAAGKLTESPTDRPAANTRGDTKPFMHNFNDTNTENVTNGPVQLLPAPPDADINSDSSNGSKTFIKATLKTESPTVYPLQKTTTDALNVSESEKHLGMKVKTEPVTFDEDESQGTLNDTETKGPVMMSTESPTEHSAENSRGALNVSDSEKLSDATTELESLNLDQNDSQGSWNDTDTANVTEGPVRVLIAPHDPNIKSDTFNGRRTIIKTSTIAVTPTPHTAENTRDAFTVPGSKKDADKTVEPELKSADKDVAFNVAKRNATEAPVTRFRGSLSEELDKNRDTFNNSGNVNDKPMTTDSSNKLWSDNKISVTTGDKSTESECIIKSIKCSEKPTEMESTYGAWMSDASQLDEDRYWLADHFSGRHLQEYHNLSTLQNPKNTTDTKRFYQGCGHVVYKGSFYYHNGGKNRLIKFGLKKKITQILTMPDTRYHNLNYLFRNSKTYFKFAVDESGLWVIFASNADDSTLVAKLNDDTFSIESVINTNYPTAKAGNAFIVCGVLYFTDDKDRRVTYAYDLKKESPVDAGFDIRSGNGILAMLSYYPNKKLLYVWDNKSVNTCRVKFKKT is encoded by the exons ATGAAAGAGGGAAGTGGCGTTTCTCCCATGTGGAAAGTGTTGCTGGTGGGGATGTGCGTGCTGCTGCTCCTGAGCACGGCAGGTTTAGTGTTTCTGCTGTTTCGGCAGAAAGAGTTGGCAGACGAGCTGTTTAGGCTGGAGTCCCAGCTGCAGGAGCTGACAGAGAGCTGCAGGTTGCGGGCGGGAATCCTGCCCATCGACCCCGGAGAGGCCCGAGAGTTCAGGAAGCTCCACCGCCGCAGGAGAAACCAGGAAGAAGATCCAACGCAAAGCCAAGATCAGAAGGATATGCTGATGCTCATGACATACTCTATGGTTCCT gtCAAAGCCTTCACAGACATGTGCAGGAGCTCCAAAGGAATTTGTTTAACAG gcCCACCTGGACCGCCAg GTGAACCCGGTTCACCTGGACCAGCGGGTCCACCGGGGCCAGAGGGGAGACGAGGAAGAAAAG GTCTTCCTGGTCCACCTGGTCCACCCTGCTCCGCCTGTTGTTCCACTGACGTGAAAAACAAGATTACTGAAGGAAGTATTCGTCAAATTCACGCATGGAGAG aaTCACCGACACCACGTCCAGCTGATAACACCACTAATGTTTTGAATGTTAgtggcacaaatataaaatTAG ATTTTGGTTCTTTTTATCCAAACCACAGCCAAGACGCCTTCAATGataccaaaaaagaaaatgtcacaGAGGTCCCAGCAGGCGAGAGGTCCCAATCATCAGCAG GCCTGCTGAGTGTAGCCTTAGGCAACAACAGCGACTCCTTCAgaaatgttactgttactaCAGTGGAAAGTG AGTGGGTATCACCTCACCCAGATTACCAAAGTGACAACGTGACTGAAATCAATCCAGAAAATGTTACAGAAGCACCAATGAATTTATTAGCAG TGTTACCGACACCAGGTGAGCCTCATGATGCTAGAAATGCTCTCTCTGAGGAACCATTAGACACATATTTGAAAGCTG AATCACCAACAGCACATCCAGCTGAAAACTTCATAGATGCTTTGAATGTCTCTGACTCTGAGAAACTGGACAATAAGACAGAATCAG AGCATTCACCGTTTTATGAAGATTACAGCTACAGCACAGCGATTCTTACAGACCCCGAAGTCATCACAAAGGCAGCAGGAAAATTAACAG aATCACCAACAGATCGTCCAGCTGCAAACACCAGAGGAG ACACAAAACCATTTATGCACAACTTTAATGATACCAACACTGAAAATGTTACAAATGGACCAGTACAATTATTACCAG CTCCACCTGATGCAGATATAAATAGTGACTCCTCTAATGGCAGCAAAACTTTCATTAAAGCAACCCTGAAAACGG AATCACCAACAGTGTATCCTCTTCAGAAAACCACCACAGATGCTTTGAATGTCTCTGAATCTGAGAAACATCTGGGCATGAAAGTGAAAACAG AACCAGTAACATTTGATGAGGATGAAAGCCAGGGGACCTTGAATGATACAGAAACTAAAGGACCAGTAATGATGTCAACAG aaTCACCAACAGAACATTCAGCAGAAAACTCCAGAGGTGCTTTGAATGTTTCTGACTCTGAGAAACTTTCAGATGCAACAACAGAACTTG AGTCCTTAAATTTGGATCAAAATGACAGCCAGGGCTCCTGGAATGATACCGACACTGCAAATGTCACAGAGGGGCCAGTAAGAGTATTAATAG CCCCACATGATCCCAACATAAAGAGTGATACATTTAATGGCAGGAGAACCATCATTAAAACAAGCACAATAGCAG TAACACCAACACCACATACAGCTGAAAACACCAGAGATGCTTTTACTGTTCCTGGTTCTAAAAAGGATGCAGACAAAACAGTAGAACCTG AGCTAAAATCAGCTGATAAAGATGTTGCCTTCAATGTTGCTAAACGAAATGCTACAGAGGCACCAGTGACACGATTTAGAG GTTCACTTTCTGAAGAACTGGATAAAAACAGAGACACTTTCAATAACAGTGGAAACGTCAACGATAAACCCATGACAACTG attcttCAAATAAGCTCTGGTCTGATAATAAGATCAGTGTGACCACCGGTGACAAATCAACAGAAAGTG agtGTATTATTAAAAGCATAAAATGCTCAGAGAAGCCCACTGAAATGGAAAGCACCTATGGAGCCTGGATGTCAGACGCGTCGCAGCTGGATGAAGATCGGTACTGGCTGGCCGATCATTTTTCAG GTCGACATTTGCAGGAGTATCACAACCTTTCAACGCTGCAAAACCCTAAAAACACTACAGACACCAAGAGGTTCTACCAGGGGTGTGGCCATGTTGTTTATAAAGGATCATTTTACTACCACAACGGTGGAAAAAACAGACTTATAAA aTTTGGTCTGAAAAAGAAGATAACGCAGATTCTGACCATGCCAGACACCAGATATCACAACCTGAATTATCTTTTTCGAAACTCAAAGACATACTTCAAGTTTGCTGTGGATGAAAGTGGACTGTGGGTCATCTTTGCCTCAAACGCAGATGACAGCACACTGGTCGCAAAGCTCAACGATGACACATTCTCTATAGAGTCTGTCATAAACACCAACTACCCAACGGCTAAAGCAGGAAATGCTTTCATTGTGTGTGGGGTGCTGTATTTTACAGATGACAAAGACAGAAGGGTGACATATGCCTATGATTTAAAGAAAGAGAGTCCTGTGGATGCAGGTTTTGATATAAGATCAGGTAATGGAATCTTGGCTATGCTGTCGTACTATCCCAACAAAAAGCTTTTGTACGTGTGGGACAACAAAAGTGTGAATACCTGCAGAGTTAAATTCAAAAagacctaa
- the clpxb gene encoding ATP-dependent Clp protease ATP-binding subunit clpX-like, mitochondrial isoform X1 — MSCPCASAARLFLNTANRGLSCSRIQLFFLSRHGFRETHLPPRVRVRSFSETSVCYGSKDGTTKDGGSDGGKKSLSEGKRMSGSGGSGKGGSQLRCPKCGDPCTHVETFVSSTRFVKCEKCHHFFVVLSETDSKKGLNKEPESAAEAVKLAFAQKPPPPPKKIYAYLDKYVVGQSYAKKVLAVAVYNHYKRIYNNIPSGSRQQVEVEKQPSLTPRELEMRRREDEYRFTKLLQIAGISPHGNALGASMQQQASQQAPQERRGGEVLDSTHTEIKLEKSNIILLGPTGSGKTLLAQTLARCLDVPFAICDCTTLTQAGYVGEDIESVIAKLLQDANYSVEKAQQGIVFLDEVDKIGSVPGIHQLRDVGGEGVQQGLLKLLEGTVVNVPEKNSRKLRGETVQVDTTNILFVASGAFNGLDRIISRRKNEKYLGFGTPSNLGKGRRAAAAADLANTSGETDTVAEIEEKDRLLKHVEARDLIEFGMIPEFVGRLPVIVPLHSLDEDTLVRILTEPRNAVVPQYQALFSMDKCDLNVTQDALRAIARMALERKTGARGLRSIMEKLLLEPMFEVPHSDIMAVELDKDVVQGKSQPRYVRTPAKDSAEEEYDSGIEEDNWPRQADAANN, encoded by the exons ATGTCCTGTCCATGTGCTTCGGCTGCCAGGTTGTTCCTAAACACTGCTAACAGAG gactGTCATGCTCTCGGATTCAGTTGTTTTTTCTGAGTCGTCACGGATTTCGGGAAACTCATTTGCCTCCTCGGGTACGTGTGAGGTCGTTTTCAGAGACCTCTGTCTGTTATGGCTCTAAAGATGGGACAACCAAGGATGGTGGAAGTGATGGTGGAAAG AAGAGCCTCAGTGAGGGGAAGAGAATGTCTGGCTCCGGAGGATCGGGTAAGGGTGGAAGCCAGCTACGCTGCCCTAAATGTGGGGACCCCTGCACACATGTAGAGACCTTCGTAT CATCAACACGATTTGTCAAATGTGAGAAATGTCATCACTTCTTCGTGGTGCTGTCTGAAACGGACTCTAAGAAAGGGCTAAACAAAGAGCCAGAATCTGCTGCGGAGGCAGTGAAACTGGCATTTGCTCAGaaacctcctccacctccaaagaag atATATGCCTATCTTGACAAGTATGTGGTTGGCCAGTCCTATGCAAAAAAAGTGTTGGCAGTTGCTGTGTATAATCACTATAAGCGCATCTACAATAACATCCCCTCTGGGAGCCGACAGCAGGTGGAGGTGGAAAAACAGCCATCTTTAACACCTCGTG AGCTAGAGATGAGAAGACGAGAGGATGAATACAGGTTCACAA agctgctgcagattGCAGGAATCAGCCCTCATGGAAATGCTCTCGGGGCGTCCATGCAGCAGCAGGCGAGCCAACAGGCACCTCAGGAGAGGAGAGGTGGGGAAGTCCTGGACTCTACACACACTGAGATTAAACTGGAGAAGAGCAACATTATTCTGCTTGGTCCAACTGGTTCAG GAAAGACATTGTTGGCGCAGACACTGGCACGTTGTCTGGATGTTCCATTTGCAATTTGCGACTGCACCACACTAACTCAAGCTGGATACGTGGGAGAGGACATCGAGTCGGTTATTGCCAAACTCCTGCAAGATGCCAACTACTCAGTGGAAAAAGCACAGCAAG GTATTGTGTTTCTGGATGAGGTTGACAAGATTGGCAGTGTTCCTGGAATCCATCAGCTGAGAGATGTGGGTGGTGAGGGAGTTCAGCAG GGTTTACTTAAACTTCTGGAGGGTACAGTTGTCAATGTTCCTGAGAAAAACTCCAGGAAACTGAGAGGAGAAACGGTGCAGGTTGACACAACAAACATACTCTTTGTTGCATCTGGTGCCTTTAATGGACTTGACAGAATCATTAGCagaagaaagaatgaaaag TATTTGGGTTTTGGAACTCCCTCTAACCTGGGGAAAGGGCGCCGTGCAGCCGCTGCTGCAGATCTGGCAAACACCAGCGGTGAGACAGACACCGTAGCAGAGATCGAGGAGAAGGACAGGCTGCTGAAGCACGTCGAGGCCAGGGATCTAATTGAGTTTGGAATGATCCCAGAGTTTGTTGGCCGTCTTCCCGTTATCGTTCCTCTGCACAGCTTGGATGAAGACACGCTTGTCCGGATCTTGACTGAACCACGCAATGCTGTAGTGCCCCAGTACCAGGCTCTGTTCAGCATGGACAAA TGTGATCTCAATGTGACTCAGGATGCCTTGAGGGCAATAGCAAGAATGGCTTTGGAGAGGAAAACTGGAGCTCGTGGCCTCAGATCCATCATG GAAAAACTCCTCCTTGAGCCCATGTTTGAGGTGCCCCACTCTGACATCATGGCTGTTGAACTGGACAAAGATGTTGTCCAGGGAAAATCCCAACCCAGATATGTCAG AACTCCTGCCAAGGATTCGGCAGAAGAGGAATACGACTCTGGCATCGAGGAGGACAACTGGCCTCGGCAGGCAGACGCTGCTAACAACTGA